In Flavobacteriales bacterium, one genomic interval encodes:
- a CDS encoding tail fiber domain-containing protein: MKHLKLALVCGLTFVTLSCFAQDWHEGAPGPGNPVTDPVNYVGCNIDATESLKLKTIPELEIEMFTNDVKRFALLPDATYTVGGSSVVADGFILHSPDVDAFYTSGAPGPFSLEHLAAATNSDYEDAYRDWAQTGTTYTGGGTMGYVGLKEDGQSYTDLVIQVAKRDGDTAPDHISLLFTSELNGSSTGGADSQEGLEGMRLTAVSNDDVNVGIGNFNAIAGEPLDRLDVGTGKVRIRQLPSDADSESDEVVTVDMTTGLIEHRPASDFLGGCEWTLPGGAGTNSNVATAYPSNPGCPQEDRGVGIGIWNPLYKLHVKHSAADASFSGGLMVNYLGNSAGTTYGINTVVEPVSGSSMGTVTGIRSVVTGLETGGTGITAEITAQPTGGASTEIIGVSGKATAPVSGTLTRAYGIRGLVNTEGSTITNAWGLHAAVIGSGSATSTYGVYAEANSTGTVANSYGVLGWARKGTKRYSVYGWGPGQGSDDWAGFFPGRTYTPGGNWTSSDESLKSNIEDIESASERLLQLNPKTYVFNVDQYPSMGLPQEQQYGFLAQELETVFPEMVMQTSQPAMVDSVGNEIYAAIPFKAVNLSGLTPYLVAAFQEQQQQLADAEATNDALNDQLQQVMDRLDAMEQSVANCCASHGAIQNGGVEIDEKTLNSNDRYLRIAPNPFETQTTIFYQLDQGGRMQLVANSADGKQLQVLQEASLEAGNYQYEWATGDLAPGVYYITLLVDAKPITKRVVKILR; this comes from the coding sequence ATGAAACATTTAAAACTTGCCTTAGTGTGCGGCCTAACCTTTGTCACGCTGAGTTGCTTTGCTCAAGATTGGCACGAAGGCGCTCCCGGACCAGGTAACCCTGTTACCGATCCAGTGAACTACGTTGGTTGCAACATCGACGCGACTGAGTCTTTAAAACTCAAGACCATTCCGGAGTTAGAGATTGAAATGTTTACGAACGACGTAAAACGTTTCGCATTATTGCCAGATGCCACCTACACAGTAGGAGGTAGTAGCGTGGTTGCTGATGGTTTCATCCTGCACAGCCCCGATGTTGATGCGTTCTACACCAGCGGTGCGCCTGGCCCATTCAGCTTGGAGCATTTGGCTGCGGCCACTAACAGTGATTATGAAGATGCTTACCGCGACTGGGCGCAAACAGGCACCACGTACACAGGCGGCGGAACTATGGGTTATGTAGGCTTAAAGGAAGACGGCCAGAGCTACACCGACCTTGTGATCCAAGTGGCCAAGCGGGATGGCGACACAGCTCCGGATCATATCAGCTTGTTGTTCACCAGTGAACTCAATGGCAGTTCCACTGGAGGTGCAGATAGCCAAGAGGGCCTAGAAGGCATGCGCCTAACCGCAGTAAGTAATGATGATGTGAATGTCGGTATTGGTAATTTCAATGCGATAGCTGGTGAACCCCTCGATCGTTTGGATGTTGGCACTGGTAAAGTGCGAATTCGGCAACTACCTAGCGACGCAGATAGTGAAAGCGACGAGGTAGTGACGGTGGATATGACAACCGGTTTGATCGAGCACCGTCCGGCTAGCGACTTTCTGGGTGGCTGTGAGTGGACACTTCCGGGTGGCGCAGGAACAAATTCAAATGTTGCTACCGCATATCCAAGTAATCCAGGTTGTCCGCAAGAAGATCGTGGTGTAGGTATTGGTATTTGGAACCCACTATATAAGCTCCATGTAAAACATTCGGCTGCGGATGCGAGCTTTAGCGGAGGTTTGATGGTGAATTATCTCGGGAACTCAGCTGGTACAACGTATGGCATTAATACCGTGGTGGAACCAGTATCTGGTTCAAGCATGGGTACTGTAACTGGGATCAGATCGGTTGTAACAGGTCTAGAAACCGGTGGCACCGGGATAACCGCTGAGATCACAGCCCAGCCAACCGGTGGTGCATCAACAGAAATTATTGGTGTATCAGGTAAAGCGACTGCACCTGTTAGTGGGACGCTAACAAGAGCGTATGGAATTAGAGGCTTAGTTAATACTGAAGGTAGCACAATAACGAATGCATGGGGTTTACATGCTGCGGTTATAGGCTCCGGTAGCGCTACGTCTACTTATGGTGTATATGCCGAGGCAAATAGTACAGGAACGGTTGCGAATTCCTATGGCGTTCTTGGTTGGGCTCGAAAAGGCACAAAACGTTACAGTGTGTATGGTTGGGGTCCTGGTCAAGGATCAGACGATTGGGCTGGATTTTTTCCGGGCCGGACTTATACACCGGGAGGGAATTGGACATCATCGGACGAGAGCCTGAAGTCCAACATCGAGGATATTGAAAGCGCCTCTGAAAGGCTGTTGCAATTGAACCCGAAAACGTATGTTTTCAATGTTGATCAATACCCAAGTATGGGTCTGCCTCAAGAGCAACAATATGGATTCTTGGCGCAAGAGTTGGAAACTGTATTTCCAGAAATGGTGATGCAAACATCTCAACCAGCAATGGTGGATAGTGTAGGTAATGAGATCTATGCAGCCATTCCTTTTAAAGCGGTTAATTTGAGTGGTTTGACGCCCTACCTCGTAGCCGCGTTCCAAGAACAGCAGCAACAACTCGCCGATGCAGAAGCCACCAATGATGCACTGAATGATCAGTTGCAGCAGGTCATGGATCGGTTGGATGCAATGGAGCAGAGTGTTGCAAATTGCTGCGCATCTCATGGTGCAATTCAGAATGGTGGTGTAGAGATCGATGAAAAAACGTTGAACTCAAATGACCGTTACCTCCGTATTGCTCCGAATCCATTCGAAACGCAAACCACTATTTTCTACCAATTGGATCAGGGTGGTCGCATGCAGTTAGTCGCTAACAGTGCAGATGGCAAGCAATTGCAAGTGCTGCAAGAGGCTAGCTTGGAGGCAGGCAATTACCAATACGAGTGGGCAACCGGTGATCTAGCACCTGGTGTGTACTACATTACGTTGTTGGTTGACGCTAAGCCCATAACCAAACGTGTTGTGAAGATCCTGCGATAG
- a CDS encoding glycosyltransferase, translated as MSFDIPSPPSYGGVIDVYYKVKALAELGVKVHLHCFEYGRERAKDLKELCTEVHYYSRRQGKYQLLSNLPFVVTSRRSEALLTRLLKDDHPILFEGLHTCYYLGDPRLLGRTRLVRAHNVEHDYYAALAKAEGNAFRRTYFINEARKLQKFELVLSEADHILAISPKDQAYFEGHFNHVTHLPAFHASDKVDVPDGVGDFAFYHGALGVAENDQAALFLVRQVFKDLPVKLVIAGSDASSELKKEIARSKNVSLRANIGTQEIHRLVSKAQVNVLPTFQATGIKLKLLLCLYTGRHVVCNTPMVEGTGLAELCHVHDSAATMRTSILACMSKPANGQALERRVQVLGDRFCNKRNAEVIVGLLK; from the coding sequence GTGAGTTTCGACATTCCGTCGCCGCCCAGCTATGGCGGGGTCATCGATGTCTACTACAAGGTTAAAGCACTTGCGGAACTTGGCGTGAAGGTTCATCTGCATTGTTTTGAGTATGGCAGAGAGCGGGCCAAGGACCTGAAGGAACTCTGCACCGAAGTCCATTACTACTCGCGCCGACAAGGGAAGTACCAGTTGCTGAGCAATCTGCCCTTCGTAGTTACCAGCCGCAGAAGTGAGGCGTTGCTAACGCGCTTGCTGAAAGATGATCATCCCATCCTGTTCGAGGGTTTGCATACTTGCTATTATTTGGGTGATCCACGGTTGCTCGGGCGCACACGTTTGGTCCGTGCGCACAATGTGGAACACGATTATTATGCAGCATTGGCCAAAGCAGAGGGAAATGCATTCCGACGGACCTACTTCATCAACGAAGCGCGTAAACTGCAAAAGTTCGAATTGGTGTTGAGCGAAGCCGATCACATTTTAGCCATTTCTCCGAAGGATCAAGCGTATTTCGAAGGTCATTTCAATCATGTAACGCACTTGCCTGCTTTCCATGCAAGCGATAAGGTGGATGTGCCTGATGGGGTCGGTGACTTCGCATTCTACCACGGAGCGCTTGGCGTTGCGGAGAATGATCAGGCTGCATTGTTCCTGGTCCGTCAAGTGTTCAAGGACCTACCTGTGAAATTGGTGATTGCCGGAAGTGATGCGAGCAGTGAGTTGAAGAAGGAGATCGCACGATCTAAGAACGTTTCGTTGCGAGCGAACATTGGTACGCAAGAGATCCATCGACTGGTGAGCAAAGCACAGGTCAATGTGCTACCCACTTTTCAAGCGACTGGGATCAAACTGAAGTTACTGCTCTGCTTGTACACCGGGCGCCACGTTGTTTGCAATACCCCAATGGTTGAAGGTACAGGCCTTGCTGAACTTTGCCATGTACACGATAGCGCTGCAACGATGCGCACCAGCATTCTGGCCTGCATGTCCAAACCGGCCAATGGCCAAGCATTGGAACGAAGGGTGCAAGTGCTGGGTGATCGGTTCTGTAACAAGCGGAACGCTGAGGTGATCGTCGGGTTGCTCAAGTAG
- a CDS encoding ATP-binding cassette domain-containing protein has protein sequence MSSEPIILLHGVRIFQRENLILNNVDFTVQKGEFLYLIGRTGSGKSSLMRTLYGDLPLKEGEGHCCGFDLSKLKRKQIPFLRRKIGIVFQDFQLLTDRTVNDNLLFVLKATGWSEKSRMDERVQQVLEKVGLANKGYKMPHELSGGEQQRVSIARALLNDPELILADEPTGNLDPETTEEILDLLFEISRSGRSVIMATHDYTHMKKINTRVVRSEDGKLLELSAVGA, from the coding sequence ATGTCCAGTGAACCGATCATCCTTCTTCATGGTGTGCGCATTTTCCAGCGCGAGAACCTGATCTTGAACAACGTGGATTTCACCGTGCAGAAAGGTGAGTTCCTTTATTTGATCGGCAGGACCGGCTCCGGGAAAAGCAGTTTAATGCGCACGCTTTACGGCGATCTACCCTTGAAAGAAGGTGAAGGTCATTGCTGCGGATTCGACCTGAGCAAGCTGAAACGCAAGCAGATCCCGTTCCTTCGACGCAAGATCGGGATCGTGTTCCAGGATTTTCAGTTGCTGACCGATCGCACGGTGAACGATAACCTGCTGTTCGTTCTGAAGGCAACGGGTTGGAGTGAAAAGAGCCGCATGGACGAACGCGTTCAACAGGTCCTGGAAAAAGTGGGCCTGGCGAACAAAGGCTACAAAATGCCCCATGAGCTTTCTGGTGGTGAGCAGCAGCGCGTAAGCATTGCCCGTGCTTTGTTGAACGATCCGGAATTGATCCTTGCCGATGAGCCCACGGGCAACTTGGATCCCGAAACGACCGAGGAGATCCTTGATCTGCTCTTCGAGATCAGCCGCAGCGGCAGGAGTGTGATCATGGCCACGCACGACTACACGCACATGAAGAAGATCAACACCCGCGTGGTACGGAGCGAGGATGGAAAATTGTTGGAGTTGAGCGCTGTGGGAGCTTAG
- a CDS encoding glycosyltransferase yields the protein MPRRAIVAVTNDLSTDNRVHRTCTVLRELGYDVLLVGRVLPGSAPLERPYATRRMRLFFSKGALFYAEYNLRLFWLLLREKSDLLVANDLDTLLANYLVARLRSKQLVYDSHEYFTEVPELVERPGVRRVWLGIERWIFPKLKHVVTVNDSIADAYKERYGIRPAVVRNIPMHRDLGPLPSRSDLGLPADNFILIMQGSGINVQRGAEEAVLAMKELPDALLLLVGGGDAWPVLQKMVAAEGLQERVRLITRMPYEQMMQYTRNADLGLSLDKDTNLNYRFSLPNKLFDYFRAHIPVLATDLPEVAAIVRRYDAGIVLPAPEPDLIVGAVRTLIGDEVRRKALRQNSIFAANSLNGERETEALKALFQFG from the coding sequence ATGCCTCGCCGCGCCATTGTCGCTGTTACCAATGACCTGAGTACCGACAACCGGGTACACCGTACCTGCACCGTATTGCGGGAGTTGGGGTATGACGTATTGCTTGTAGGTCGTGTTTTGCCGGGTAGTGCGCCGTTGGAAAGGCCGTATGCAACGCGGCGAATGCGCTTGTTCTTCAGCAAAGGAGCGCTGTTCTATGCCGAATACAACCTGCGGCTGTTCTGGCTTTTACTGCGCGAAAAAAGCGATCTGCTAGTAGCGAATGACCTCGATACCTTGCTGGCGAACTACTTGGTAGCTCGGTTACGCAGCAAGCAGCTAGTTTACGACAGCCACGAGTACTTTACTGAGGTCCCGGAGCTGGTGGAGAGGCCCGGCGTAAGGCGCGTCTGGCTGGGCATTGAGCGTTGGATCTTTCCGAAACTGAAGCATGTGGTAACCGTGAACGATAGCATTGCCGATGCTTACAAGGAACGGTATGGCATACGACCGGCAGTGGTGCGCAATATCCCCATGCACCGCGATCTTGGGCCGTTGCCTTCCAGGTCGGATCTTGGGCTGCCAGCGGATAATTTCATTTTGATCATGCAAGGCAGTGGGATCAATGTGCAGCGCGGTGCGGAAGAAGCTGTGTTGGCCATGAAAGAACTCCCCGATGCCCTGTTGCTGCTCGTGGGTGGGGGAGATGCTTGGCCCGTGCTGCAGAAGATGGTTGCTGCGGAAGGGTTGCAGGAACGTGTGCGCCTGATCACGCGCATGCCTTATGAGCAGATGATGCAATACACCCGGAATGCGGATCTCGGCTTATCGCTGGATAAGGATACCAACCTGAACTATCGTTTTAGCCTGCCGAATAAGTTGTTCGATTATTTCCGCGCCCACATTCCTGTTCTTGCTACGGATCTGCCTGAGGTTGCGGCAATTGTGAGACGGTATGATGCAGGTATTGTTCTCCCCGCTCCGGAACCCGACCTTATCGTAGGGGCAGTACGAACATTGATCGGTGATGAAGTTCGTCGCAAGGCATTGCGCCAAAACTCTATTTTCGCGGCCAATTCGCTGAATGGCGAACGTGAAACGGAAGCGTTGAAAGCGCTTTTCCAATTTGGCTGA
- a CDS encoding DPP IV N-terminal domain-containing protein — MNQRTILFFLLLAFFTPTFSSAQHQLTLSESILKAGSDYAPERLRGLQWVEGTSTYSYVNDSALMIGTLGKSMDRPFVTLRDLNASIPDSTELRRLPAVTWEDGTHFHFMHDGKMFRYEQGAKRIEVTHSLPAEAANEDYDPVQGSIAYTVDDDVFVIRKGGGRSVRITTDGGEGIVNGKSVHRDEYGITKGTFWGPKGNVLAFYRMDESMVTEYMLEDISTKPSTFNVIRYPMAGQTSHHVTIGVYDLRSGKKIILNTGAPADQYLTNIAWEHDGAHLQVVHLDRATENLKVVRYSVETGKPVGTLLTEHDDKYLEPQQPAKFLKTKPTQYIWWSQRDGWPHLYLYDLNKGMVRQLTKGNWVVQNIVGMDPLETFVIVDGSGEIEAGRPTGAMDTHLYRVELRSGKTTRLTKEAGKHSGQLSSDGATLIDTWSSMMVPGRTELIDAKNGSIMKTLINSKDPLAEVTKGTMELLTIPGENGDMLNARLIKPSYFDENTRYPVLIYVYGGTHVQLVRNSFLGGASLWMIEAAERGYLVWTVDGHGSSERGRDFEQIIHRQLGITEVNDQMRGVDWLKALPYVDSTRIAVHGWSFGGHMTTAMLTRYPGVFKVGVAGGPVMDWSLYEVMYGERYMDTPKENPKGYEATTLPLLADKLQEDLLLITGGVDPVVLPEHSFSFLKACVDSGTQVDFFDYPGHEHNVRGKDRVHLMEKVLRYIDARMLNYR, encoded by the coding sequence ATGAACCAACGCACCATTCTGTTTTTCCTACTTCTTGCCTTCTTCACACCCACGTTCAGCAGCGCGCAACACCAGCTAACGTTGAGTGAATCCATACTGAAAGCCGGTTCCGATTACGCACCCGAACGCTTGCGCGGACTTCAATGGGTTGAAGGAACCAGCACCTACAGTTACGTAAATGACAGTGCGCTTATGATCGGAACACTGGGCAAGAGCATGGATCGTCCTTTCGTAACGTTGCGCGACTTGAACGCATCAATTCCGGACAGCACGGAGCTGCGCCGTTTACCGGCTGTAACGTGGGAGGATGGAACCCATTTCCATTTTATGCACGATGGCAAGATGTTCCGCTACGAGCAGGGAGCCAAAAGGATTGAGGTAACACATTCATTGCCGGCAGAGGCAGCGAACGAAGACTATGACCCCGTGCAAGGAAGTATTGCCTATACCGTGGATGATGACGTTTTCGTGATCCGCAAAGGAGGTGGCCGAAGCGTGCGCATTACGACGGATGGTGGAGAAGGGATCGTAAATGGCAAGAGCGTACACCGCGATGAATATGGAATTACGAAAGGCACGTTCTGGGGTCCGAAGGGAAATGTGCTTGCCTTTTATCGGATGGATGAAAGCATGGTCACCGAATATATGTTAGAGGATATCAGCACGAAACCAAGCACCTTCAACGTGATCCGCTACCCCATGGCCGGCCAAACAAGCCATCACGTTACGATCGGTGTGTACGACCTGCGTTCCGGCAAGAAGATCATCTTGAACACCGGCGCTCCCGCAGACCAGTATCTCACCAACATTGCATGGGAACACGACGGTGCACATTTACAAGTTGTTCATTTGGATCGCGCAACGGAGAATTTGAAAGTGGTTCGCTATAGTGTCGAGACCGGCAAGCCCGTTGGTACGCTCCTCACGGAACATGACGATAAATATTTGGAACCTCAGCAACCTGCGAAATTCCTCAAGACCAAACCCACTCAGTACATCTGGTGGAGCCAGCGCGATGGGTGGCCGCACCTTTATCTCTATGACCTCAACAAAGGAATGGTCCGTCAATTGACGAAAGGGAATTGGGTCGTGCAGAACATAGTTGGCATGGATCCACTGGAGACATTCGTCATAGTGGACGGTTCCGGCGAGATCGAAGCAGGCAGACCCACTGGTGCTATGGATACCCATTTGTACCGTGTTGAATTGCGCAGTGGAAAAACCACGCGTCTAACAAAAGAGGCTGGTAAGCACAGCGGCCAGCTGAGCAGTGATGGTGCCACGTTGATCGACACCTGGAGCAGCATGATGGTACCTGGTCGGACTGAACTGATCGACGCCAAGAACGGCAGCATCATGAAAACGTTGATCAATTCAAAAGACCCGCTCGCGGAAGTGACCAAGGGTACAATGGAACTACTAACCATCCCCGGGGAGAATGGCGACATGCTGAACGCTCGTCTGATCAAACCAAGTTATTTCGATGAGAACACCCGCTACCCGGTATTGATCTACGTGTACGGCGGCACGCATGTACAACTGGTCCGCAATTCATTCTTGGGAGGTGCCTCGCTATGGATGATCGAAGCGGCTGAACGCGGCTATCTGGTCTGGACCGTGGATGGTCACGGTAGCAGCGAACGCGGACGTGATTTCGAACAGATCATACACCGGCAATTGGGTATCACCGAGGTAAACGACCAGATGCGCGGTGTGGATTGGTTGAAAGCATTGCCCTATGTGGATAGCACGCGTATCGCAGTGCATGGCTGGAGCTTTGGAGGCCATATGACCACCGCAATGCTTACACGTTATCCCGGAGTTTTCAAGGTGGGTGTGGCTGGTGGCCCTGTTATGGATTGGAGCCTTTATGAAGTGATGTACGGAGAACGGTACATGGATACACCCAAAGAAAATCCAAAAGGCTATGAGGCAACAACACTACCACTGCTTGCGGATAAATTACAAGAAGACCTCCTGTTGATCACCGGAGGCGTTGACCCTGTAGTTCTACCGGAGCACAGTTTCAGTTTCTTAAAAGCTTGCGTGGACAGTGGAACGCAAGTGGATTTTTTCGATTATCCGGGGCATGAGCACAACGTACGTGGGAAGGACCGGGTACATCTGATGGAAAAAGTTCTGCGTTATATCGATGCACGCATGTTGAACTATCGTTAA
- the murB gene encoding UDP-N-acetylmuramate dehydrogenase, with product MQLQSNYPLTQHNTFGIAAHALLFGRFNSTAQLATLLNMPEVAGMPRLFLGGGSNILFTQDFPGVVLLNEIPGITVVKEDDENVVVKAGAGVGWHQFVLHCVENGWGGIENLSLIPGKVGAAPMQNIGAYGVEIKDNFVELEAYRLADGELVTFDREACQFGYRESFFKRAGKDQYVIVSVTFRLDKKHILNTSYGTISQELEQMGILEPTINDVSNAVIAIRSSKLPDPKVLGNAGSFFKNPVVAKELAEKIKKDFPDAAVYPAGDGLVKLAAGWLIEKAGLKGYDAGTHGVHDKQALVLVNKGSATGKEIFDLSTKVLQSVKEKFGVDLEREVNIL from the coding sequence ATGCAACTACAAAGCAATTATCCACTTACCCAACACAACACCTTCGGCATTGCGGCCCATGCGTTGCTTTTCGGTCGTTTTAACAGCACCGCGCAATTGGCCACATTGCTGAACATGCCCGAAGTTGCGGGTATGCCGCGCTTGTTCTTGGGAGGCGGAAGTAATATCCTGTTCACACAGGATTTTCCCGGCGTGGTGTTGCTGAATGAAATTCCGGGAATTACGGTCGTTAAAGAAGATGACGAAAACGTGGTTGTAAAAGCAGGTGCAGGCGTTGGTTGGCACCAGTTCGTATTGCATTGTGTTGAAAATGGTTGGGGCGGTATCGAGAACCTTTCGTTGATCCCCGGAAAGGTGGGTGCAGCTCCCATGCAGAACATCGGTGCGTATGGCGTAGAGATCAAGGACAACTTCGTGGAGCTGGAGGCTTATCGCCTTGCGGATGGTGAACTGGTCACGTTCGATCGTGAAGCTTGCCAATTCGGTTATCGGGAGAGCTTTTTCAAACGTGCAGGGAAGGACCAGTATGTGATCGTTAGCGTCACCTTCCGATTGGATAAAAAGCACATACTCAACACGAGCTACGGTACTATATCCCAGGAATTGGAGCAAATGGGCATCTTGGAACCAACCATTAACGATGTGAGCAATGCGGTGATCGCCATCCGAAGCAGCAAATTACCGGACCCCAAAGTGCTGGGCAATGCGGGTAGCTTTTTTAAGAATCCGGTCGTTGCGAAGGAATTAGCGGAGAAGATCAAAAAAGACTTTCCAGATGCTGCGGTCTACCCCGCAGGTGACGGGCTGGTGAAACTCGCTGCGGGTTGGTTGATCGAAAAAGCGGGTTTGAAGGGCTATGACGCAGGCACACACGGCGTACACGATAAGCAAGCGCTGGTATTGGTAAACAAGGGCAGTGCCACCGGCAAGGAGATCTTCGATCTAAGCACCAAGGTCCTACAAAGCGTAAAGGAAAAATTCGGCGTTGATCTGGAGCGCGAAGTGAATATTCTGTGA